The Halobacteria archaeon AArc-dxtr1 region CAGTCACAGCTGCGTTCGTTCTGTTGCACTACGCCCACATGAACGGACGTGACGACGTGGACGCACTCTGGGAGATGCTCGTCGATTCGAACGCCGAAATCGTCGGTGCCGAAGCGTCCGGAATTGAAGAAGGCAATGAGGGATCGCTTGTCGTCTACGACGGCCCGGACCCGTTCAACGTCCTTCGGATGCGCTCTCCACGAACGCTCGTTCTAAACGAGGGCCAACCGATCGCCAAAACCGACCCTGGAGAAACGACAATCTATCGAGCAGAAGGCGAACGAAAAGTCGATTATCAGCCGTGATCGTCGGAACACTCTCGTCGTAACACTCGGACCATTCGACGGGGTGTTACTCCCCGTCGCTGGTTGCTTCCTGGACTGCTCTCCAGACACGCTCTTCAGTGGCCGGCATATCGACGTGATCGACACCGAATGGCTCGAGAGCGTCGACAATTGCGTTCACGATTGCAGGCGGTGCCGCGATCGTTCCGGCTTCCCCGACGCCTTTTACACCGATCGGGTTGTGCGGTGACGGTGTGACAGTGCTTTCGAGTTCCATCTCCGGGATTTGAACTGTCTTCGGGGCCGTATAATCCTGAAGCGTCCCGTTGAGCAGGTTTCCGTTCTTGTCGTACAGCACCTCTTCGTACATCGCCTGGCCGATGCCCTGCGCAGTCCCGCCTTGGACCTGCCCCTCCACGATTTGTGGATTGATCTGCTCGCCACAATCGTCGACGCCAACGTACTTTTCGAAGGCTACTTCACCCGTATCGGGATCGACCTCGACGACGACAATATGCGTTCCGAAGGGGAACGTCAGGTTTTCAGGGTCGTAAAACGCTGACTCTTCCAGCCCGGGTTCGAGGTCATCGGGGAGATCATGAGCGAGATACGCGGTGGCTGCGACCTCTTTGAACGTCATCGATCGCTCTGGAGCGCCTCGAACATGGAACTCACCATCTTCGAACTCGATGTCTTGTTCGCTCGCTTCTAACTGGTGGGCAACGATTCGGCGTCCCTTCTCAACGACTTTGTCCGCACCTTGCGCTATCGCACCACCGCCGACAGGGCCGCTTCGAGACGCGTACGTCCCCTGCCCGTGTGCGATTTGATCCGTATCGCCCTCTATAACTTCGATATCGTCGTACGGGACACCGAGTTTATCCGAGACGATCTGTGCGAACGTCGTTTCGTGGCCCTGTCCGTGCCCGGAGGTGCCGCAATACGCGGTCACTGTCCCTTCCGGATGGACACGGATTGTACTGTTCTCCCAGTAGCCGGTTTTCGCACCGAGCATCCCACAAATGTCGGAGGGACCAAGCCCCGACATCTCGATGAACGACGCGATCCCGATCCCGAGATACCGGTCTTCTTCGCGGAGCTCCGCCTGGCGCTCCCGTAACTCGTCGTACTCGACCAACTCCACCGCTTTGTCGAGCGCCTTTTCATACGCTCCGCTATCGTAGAGCATCCCAGTTACCGTTTCAAACGGAAACGCATCTTCGGGAACGAAATTCCGCCGACGGATTTCGACGGGGTCGATATCCAGTTCGCGGGCAGCGGTATCAAGTAACCGTTCTAACAGGTGTGCAGCATCTGAGAGATTCGCGCCTCGGTACGCGTCTACCGGTGCTGCGTTCGTCAGCACGCCACGGATCCGGCAGTGAGCCGTGTCGAAATCGTACGGACCGGAGAACACACCCCAGTACTCGTCAGTCGGTAGCGCAGGGAGCAAGCAAGAAACGTACGCCCCGACGTCGACAACGCCATCGACACGAACTCCGCGCACCGACCCGTCGCTATCGATGGCGAGTTCACCTTTTTGTGCTAATCCGCGACCGTGTGCGTCGGTCTGACTCGTCTCCGAACGCGGCGCGATCCACTTCACCGGCCGTTCGAGATACATCGCAAGCCAGGAAGCGATCGCTTCGTCTGCGTAGTGGTAGATCTTACTCCCGAACCCGCCGCCGACGTGCGGAGCGATAACCTGGATCTTGTTCTCCGGCAATTCCAACACCCGGGAGAGCAGATTTCGATGGAGATGCGGATTCTGGCTCGTCATCTGCACCGTTAACTTCTCACTCGATTTATTGTACTTCGCAATCGCACCGCGAGTCTCGATCGACGTCGGAAGAATACGCTGACTCGGTAACTCGATCTCGAACGTGTGGTCTGCGTCCTCGAAAACAGCCTCCGATTGCTCTGCGTCCCCTTCCTCCCAATCGAATACGACGTTGTCTTCTGCTCCCTCGTGAAGGGCTGGTGCGTCATCTGCCAGCGCCTCGTACGGGTCGGTTACAACGTCTAACCGTTCGTAATCGACTTCGATACGGTCACGCGCATTGTACGCGACGTATCGGTCTTCAGCAACGACTACTGCAATCGCTTCCCCTTGGTATCGGACTGTATCTCCAACGATTACTCGTTTCCAGAACTCCTCGGGAATATCCTCCTCAGGGAAGTGCCAAATGACTGGAATGTTGTTGGGGGTTGGTAACGCGGCCTCTTCAAAATCCTCTGCCGTTAATACATCCAGTACGCCCTCAACATCCTCAGCTGCGCTCGTATCGATTCCGTTGATTTTGGCGTGCCCGTATTGACTTCGGAGGATGGAGATGTGGACCATTCCTGGCTCCGAAATATCATCGATATACTGTGCATCGCCGCTAATGAGTTCCGGGTCTTCCTTTCGCTCTACCTCAGATCCGAACACGGTTTTCGCCATCTCTTGACTCATATATTCACCTCGAATCGCAGCCCAGCCCGCTCCCAAGTTCCCCAGCAGTACCATGCCTCTCCTCCATCCCCCCCAGATCGGCATGCACGTTATTTTCACGCATAGTCGTGCTAGCTACTCTATTGCCATTAGAATAAAACTACCGCCGAAAGAACTGTGCTGTCTTCTCTTTAGAGATCACCATCGAGCAAACGTCCCGATGGAGTGGGCAACAGGCAGCTTACCCTGAAGTCGAGGACATTGAACGTGAGCGACGCATCTAACGACCACTCCTGTTTGGAGTTCGAACGAGAGTCCATCGACAAGGTCACCGCTTCGGCGGTAGGCCACTGCCAGGGGGGGTAAACAGGTAAACGTCGTCGATTCGAACGTGGAGGTGGGTTTCGACTAGTTCCTGCCCGCCCGTTCAGGAGCGTGGTAGTCGACGTGGACATCCGGTGTGCTCGGTGAGTCCGGTGCGGGTACTCCGTTCCAGTCGACGAGCCGGACGTTCGCCATCTCCCCAGAAAACCGGAACCGTAGCACGCCAGTATCGACTGCCCCTTCCGCACTGTGGTCCGTCACGACTGCAGATTTCTCGGGCGATTCGGTCCCTACCAGTTCGATATCGCCGTCGACGGTGATTTCGTAGTTCGATGGAACACCGCGTCCAACGATCGTCACGAGATTTGGCAAACCAGTTTCAGGTGACATGAGTAGAAAACTCGATTCCGCCGTTATAACCCTTCTTGTCGGTAAAAAAGTAGGAATCGGTGAACGTAATGCTCTGGCGAATACCGCACGGATCAAACGTCAACGTATTGCTCTTCCCACTCCCGTCGCTCCTGGAGAGTCTGTTTTCCCGCGTCGGTAATAGCGTAGTAGTTCGTCCGCCGATCAAGTTGCCCTTTCTCGACCAACTCTTTATTCACGAGTGTGTCGAGGTTCGGATACAACCGACCATGGTTGATTTCCCCCTCATAGTACGCCTCAGCATCTTCTTTCACGTCTTGGCCCGATGGCTGGTCGGCACCTGCAATCACGTACAGGAGATCACGCTGGAAGCCGGTGAGGTCGTTCATCCTGCGAGAAAATCCAACGGATATGTATTTGTTATTTTTCCCGCATAACATGGAACGTAGCTATCCGATGAATGTCCACAACTGACAATTGTAGTGCACAGCCTCAGAGCCAAGCCGAGGAGGAGCGGCGACAGCAAATCGCCGCGCAACTGACGCCACTCCCGGCGGACCCGGTTGCGTATCTCATCAGTTATCATTTCGATACTTTTCGATGAGGGTTCGCTCGGTGTAGGTGACCCGGCTGCCCAATCCAAATCGAGCAAGGGTAGTCCGATAGCCGAATTGATCCACGAGAGATACGGTGTCGGAGAGATCGTATTTCTCGTCAAGTCGATGCAGAAACGCAGCTGCCGGATCGGTGCCATGTCGACCAAACAACGCGAGATCGAGAACCAGCTTCGTCTCGGTGTCTATTGCAGCGTACAACCAAGACCCCTCTCTTCATCTTCCCAATTTCATCTCGCACACGGGAGTCAGAAGAAGGGTACCAGTTTAGTAACTAGGTTCGAATGCGTTGGAGTATGGACAGTCTGGTACGCAGTGCAACCGCGGCGAACCGGCACCCAAACAGGATGGGGTCGTCCCACGCAGTGGATAGCGGGGGCGAAACCGACGGGGCTGTCGCCATCACGCCACGGAGGCCGCAATGACGTCGACGCGTATCTGTCTGATCGACGCCGTCGGCCTCACGCCGGAACTAATCGGCGACCACACGCCGGTCTTACAGTCGATGGCTGAGGAGGAGGGTGGAAGCGGCGCGCAGCCACTGGAGGGGGTTACCCCGGCCGTCACGCTCACCCCACAGGCATCGGTCCTGACTGGTACGGAGCCAGCCGAGCACGGTGCCGTCGCCAACGGCTGGCTGTACGACACCCAGGAGATCCGCGTCTGGCAGCAGGCGCGCCAGTTGATGCAGGGGGAAACGATCTACGAGGCGGCAACCGAGGAGTTCGGCGACTCGTTTACCACCGCGCTGATCTTCTCGTGGTTCAGCCAGGGCGCACTCGACGCCGACTATCGGGTGATCCCGAAGCCGTGGTACGGGTCCGACGGCAGCAAAGAGTTCGACATCCACGGCGCGCCGGGCTCGTACGTAGAGGACCTGAAGGACGACCTCGGGGAGTTCCCGTTCCACACGTTCTGGGGACCACAGTCGGGTCCCGACGCCTCCGAGTGGATCGCCGACGCGACGGCGAAGACGCTCCGGGAGCGCCAGCCCAATCTGACGATCTCGTACCTGCCGGTGCTCGACTACCCGTTCCAAAAGTACGGACCGGATCACCGAAAGTCCCGCGAGGCGCTCGCGACGCTCGACGAGTACGTCGGACGGATCCGCGAGGCGGCCGAGGAAACCGACACGAAGCTCGTGCTGTTCTCGGAGTACGGCATCACGCCTGTCTCCCGGCCGGTTCACCTGAACCGGCTGTTCCGCGAACAGGGCTGGCTGGAGGTGCGGTACGGACCGTTCGGTGAGCAACTCGACGTCCACCAGTCGGAGGTGTTCGCCGTCGCAGACCACCAGGTCGCCCACGTCTACGTCCGGGATCCCGACCAGATTCCGGCGGTGAAGTCCCTCCTCTCCGAGGTCGACGGCGTCGGCGAGGTCTGGGGTGAGGCGGAAAAGGAAGAACACGGCCTCGATCACCCACGATCCGGAGAGCTGGTCGCGCTGGCCGAACGCGACAGCTGGTTTACCTACTACTTCTGGTTCAACGACGACCGCGCGCCCGACTACGCACGGAGCGTCGCAATCCACGATAAGCCCGGCTACGACCCGGTCGAGATGTTCTACGATCCGGAGCTTCGCTTCCCGAAGCTCAAGGCGGCCGCCATCCTGGCGAAAAAGAAGCTCGGGTTCCGCTATCGGATGAGCCTGATTCCGCTCGACGCCTCGC contains the following coding sequences:
- a CDS encoding PadR family transcriptional regulator, which encodes MNDLTGFQRDLLYVIAGADQPSGQDVKEDAEAYYEGEINHGRLYPNLDTLVNKELVEKGQLDRRTNYYAITDAGKQTLQERREWEEQYVDV
- a CDS encoding xanthine dehydrogenase family protein molybdopterin-binding subunit produces the protein MSQEMAKTVFGSEVERKEDPELISGDAQYIDDISEPGMVHISILRSQYGHAKINGIDTSAAEDVEGVLDVLTAEDFEEAALPTPNNIPVIWHFPEEDIPEEFWKRVIVGDTVRYQGEAIAVVVAEDRYVAYNARDRIEVDYERLDVVTDPYEALADDAPALHEGAEDNVVFDWEEGDAEQSEAVFEDADHTFEIELPSQRILPTSIETRGAIAKYNKSSEKLTVQMTSQNPHLHRNLLSRVLELPENKIQVIAPHVGGGFGSKIYHYADEAIASWLAMYLERPVKWIAPRSETSQTDAHGRGLAQKGELAIDSDGSVRGVRVDGVVDVGAYVSCLLPALPTDEYWGVFSGPYDFDTAHCRIRGVLTNAAPVDAYRGANLSDAAHLLERLLDTAARELDIDPVEIRRRNFVPEDAFPFETVTGMLYDSGAYEKALDKAVELVEYDELRERQAELREEDRYLGIGIASFIEMSGLGPSDICGMLGAKTGYWENSTIRVHPEGTVTAYCGTSGHGQGHETTFAQIVSDKLGVPYDDIEVIEGDTDQIAHGQGTYASRSGPVGGGAIAQGADKVVEKGRRIVAHQLEASEQDIEFEDGEFHVRGAPERSMTFKEVAATAYLAHDLPDDLEPGLEESAFYDPENLTFPFGTHIVVVEVDPDTGEVAFEKYVGVDDCGEQINPQIVEGQVQGGTAQGIGQAMYEEVLYDKNGNLLNGTLQDYTAPKTVQIPEMELESTVTPSPHNPIGVKGVGEAGTIAAPPAIVNAIVDALEPFGVDHVDMPATEERVWRAVQEATSDGE
- a CDS encoding alkaline phosphatase family protein; the encoded protein is MTSTRICLIDAVGLTPELIGDHTPVLQSMAEEEGGSGAQPLEGVTPAVTLTPQASVLTGTEPAEHGAVANGWLYDTQEIRVWQQARQLMQGETIYEAATEEFGDSFTTALIFSWFSQGALDADYRVIPKPWYGSDGSKEFDIHGAPGSYVEDLKDDLGEFPFHTFWGPQSGPDASEWIADATAKTLRERQPNLTISYLPVLDYPFQKYGPDHRKSREALATLDEYVGRIREAAEETDTKLVLFSEYGITPVSRPVHLNRLFREQGWLEVRYGPFGEQLDVHQSEVFAVADHQVAHVYVRDPDQIPAVKSLLSEVDGVGEVWGEAEKEEHGLDHPRSGELVALAERDSWFTYYFWFNDDRAPDYARSVAIHDKPGYDPVEMFYDPELRFPKLKAAAILAKKKLGFRYRMSLIPLDASLIEGSHGLPPASPEEGPVLLSPDLRAPEEPAMTDIKPWLLEQYRS